In one window of Brenneria goodwinii DNA:
- the bhsA gene encoding multiple stress resistance protein BhsA yields the protein MKNVKTIAATVVLAAVSFGASAAEYVSAQQAQGMQKVGVVSASALDLDSLKTHLAEKADKAGAKAFTITSATGNDHLRGTAVIYN from the coding sequence TATCGCCGCTACCGTTGTACTCGCTGCCGTTTCTTTCGGCGCTTCCGCCGCTGAGTATGTCTCCGCACAGCAGGCTCAAGGCATGCAAAAAGTGGGTGTAGTTTCCGCCTCCGCGCTGGACCTGGACTCGCTGAAAACACATCTGGCTGAAAAAGCTGACAAGGCCGGGGCTAAAGCTTTTACCATCACCTCAGCAACCGGTAACGACCACCTGCGCGGTACTGCGGTAATTTATAACTAA